ATCGATGCCGTCGCCCGCAGTCTCTCCGGCGGCAACCTGCAGAAATTCATCATTGGTCGTGAAGCACTGCAGGAACCCCGCCTGCTGGTCGCTTCCCACCCGACCTGGGGCGTCGATGTCGGCTCCGCTGTGGCGATCCATCAGGTACTCGTGGAGCTACGCGACCGGGGCGCGGCCGTGCTCCTGATTTCCGAGGATCTCGATGAACTTTTCCAGCTCTGCACGCGCATGGGCGCGATGTGCGGTGGGCGGCTGTCGCCCCTGGTCCCCACGGAAAGTCTCACGATCGAACAACTGGGGCAGTGGATGGCGGGCGACTTCCCCGATACGGACGCTGATACCGACGGTAGTGAAGGAGGGTTGAACCATGCTGTCGCTTGAGCGTCGTCCCGTCGATTCGAAAACGATGACCTATGCTTCACCGGTCCTGGCGCTGGTGCTGACGATCGTCACCGGGTTCCTGATATTCCTGGGGCTTGATCGCGACCCGATCGAAGGGCTGCGCCACTTCTTCATCACACCGATCAACAGCAGCTACGGCTGGGCCGAACTTGGCCTGAAGATGGCGCCGTTGCTGCTCTGTGCCGCGGGGCTGACTATCTGCTACCGCGCCAAGTTGTGGAATATCGGTGCCGAGGGCCATTTCCTGATGGGCGCGGTGGGCGCCAGTATCGTTGCGTTGCAGCCGGGCGGGGGGAGTGGGTTCTGGATCCTGCCGCTGGTGTTGCTGGCGGGGGTGGCGTTTGGCGCCCTGTGGGCGGCGATTGCGGCTTTCCTCAAGACCCATTTCCACTGCAATGAAATCCTGACCACCATCATGCTCAACTACATCGCGCTGAACCTGTTGCTATATGGGGTTCACGGACCACTGAAAGACCCCTATGGCTTCAGTTTTCCGCAGTCGGCGATGTTCGGGGACTCGGCGTTGCTGCCGATGCTGATTCCCGGTACCCGGCTGCATATAGGGCTGCTGTTCGCGGTGCTGGCGGCGGTCATCGTCGGCGTCCTGTTTGCCCGCACGTTTATCGGGTTCCAGCTCAAGGTCCTGGGCGAAGACGAGCAGGCGGCCGCTTTCGCCGGCTTCCCGCGGAAGAAGTTGATCTGGTTTGCCTTCCTGGTCGCCGGCGGTATGGCCGGCCTGGCCGGTGCTTCGGAGGTAACCGGGCCGATTGGACAACTGGTGCCCCAGGTCTCACCCGGCTACGGCTATACGGCCATCATCGTGGTGTTTCTGGGCCGTATGAAAGCGGTGGGAATCATCCTCGCCAGTGCCCTGTTGGCACTGACGTTCCTCGGTGGCGAGATGATGCAGATTTCCATGAATCTGCCCAAGGCCATGACCGGCCTGTTCCAGGGGCTGCTGCTGTTCTACCTGCTCACCTGTGATGCCTTTATCCACTATCGCGTGCGCTGGATCGGCTCCAGGCCCGCCGTCGCCAAAATCACGCTGGCCGGGCAGGAGGGCTGAGCATGAGCATCGAACTGATCACGAATATTCTCGCTGCCACCGTCGTTGCCGGCACACCCTTGCTGATCGTGGCGCTGGGAGAACTTATCTGCGAGCGTTCCGGGGTCCTCAACCTGGGGCAGGAAGGCATGATGCTGATCGGCGCAGTGGCTGGCTTTATCGCCGTGCTCACCACCGGCAGCCTGACGATCGGCGTTATCGCCGCCATGGCAGCCGGCGTGGCGATGGCCCTGCTGTTTGCCCTGATGGCCGTGACCCTCGCCGCCAACCAATATGCCGCCGGTCTGGCGCTGACCATCTTCGGTACAGGCTTAAGTGCCTTCATCGGAGCCGGCTATGTCGGCAAGACCATCGACGGTTTTACCAAGCTCGCCATTCCAGGCTTGAGTGACATCCCGGTGCTGGGGCCCGTTCTGTTCAATCAGGACCTGCTGGTTTACGTCTCCCTGGGGTTATTCGTGGCCGTATACGTCTTCCTTCGTCACAGCCGGGGAGGCCTTTTACTGCGGGCTGTCGGTGAATCGCCGGACTCGGCTAACGCCAATGGGTTGCCTGTCATGCTGATCCGCTACCTGGCCGTCAGTTTCGGCGGGGCCATGGCCGGACTGGCGGGCGCTTACCTGTCCCTGGCCTATACGCCGCTATGGACCGAAGGCATGACCGCCGGCCGCGGCTGGATCGCCCTGGCACTGGTGGTGTTCGCCACCTGGCGGCCCGAGCGGGTACTGCTCGGCGCCTACCTGTTTGGCGTTGCCAGCATCCTCCATCTCGTCTTGCAGGGCTTCGGCTGGGACAGCTCCACCGAATTGCTCGCGATGCTGCCGTATGTCGTGACCATCGTGGTGTTGGTGCTGCTCTCCAGCAACCCGACCCGAACCCGGCTGCATACCCCCTTATCCCTGGGCCAACCTTACCGGCCGGGACGATAAAACAGGAAGAGCCCGTCAGAGGCTCCCTCTAATAAAAATCGGCGAAGTCATGCCAACGGATGTCACTTAAAAACGATAGAGGAATGACATGAAAGCACTTCACAAAACACTGCTGGCGACCTGTGTTGCTGCGGCCTTCGTGCCGGCGGCCCACGCGGAAAAATTCTTTGGCGACTCAAGCATTTCGATCCTCCACAGTGCCGATTACCAGACGTTCGGTGACCGGGAAGTGGAAGACACCTATATGACGTTCGAGAACGCCACGGCCCATAACTGGGGCGGCACCTTCTTCTTCATTGACCGTAATCACGGTCGCGGTGCAGCGACCGGGGACGATAATGTCTATGGTGAATTCTCACCTGCGTTGAGTCTGGGCTGGGCGACGGGTAACGACTTGAGCTTCGGGCCGGTCGAGGATGTGTTTATCGCGGGAACCTACGAATTCGGCGGCGGTACCGAATCCAACAATTACCTGACGGGTCTCGGCCTGGCGTGGGACGTACCGGGCTTCCTGTACTTCAATACCATGGGCTACTACGTCAACAACAATGCTGATGCCGCGGGATACGAAGACCCGGCGGACGACTGGCAGTTGACCGTGACCTGGGGCGCACCTTTCGAGATCGGTCCAGCGCGCTTCCTGTTCGACGGTTATATCGACTGGTCTACCGCGGCCAGCGACCACGCGTCCGAATTCCAGTTCACGCCGCAGTTCAAGCTCGACCTGGGCAACTTCACCGGTCATCCGGGTGTGCTCTATGCCGGTATCGAGTACGCGTACTGGAACAACAAGTTCGGTGTCGGCGATGACGACATCATGGACACCCAGAGCTCGGTGAGTGCCCTGGTGAAGTTCCACTTTTGACGCGTACGCACTTGATTAAGGCGTGATCAGCCTTTTGATCAACCGGGGGAGTTCGGCTAATGTCGAACTCCCACCCCCAGAAACGATCGGAACGCCATGACCCTTCAGTCTGAAGCCAAGTTAAGCCAGATCGCAGAGGCGCCCGTGAAAGGTCGGACACGACGCTATCGTCCAGGCCGGATCCGGGAACGCAACCGGGAACGCATCATCGCCGCGGCCGAGCAGGAGTTTGCCCAGCATGGTTTTCGTGGCGCGACGATCCAGAATATCGCCGAGCGCGCGGAGCTACCCAAGTCCAACGTGCTCTACTACTTCAGCAACAAGAAGCGCATCTACTATGCGCTGTTCGATGACATCATGGCCCGCTGGAATGCGGTGTTCTCGGAAATCAGACCTGAAGACGACCCGGCCCAGGCATTGGAGACGTTCATCCGGACGAAGGTGGAGATGTCCCGCCGATTCCCGCTGGCCTCCCGGCTGTTCGCCCAGGAGATTATCCAGGGTGCGCCTTTCCTGAAGGATCACCTGCGCACCAGTATGCGTGAGTGGGTACGGGGACGGGCCGGCGTGATCCAGCAGTGGATCGACGAGGGTCGGATGGCCCAGGTGGATCCGGTACAGCTGATCTTCCTGATCTGGTCCTCAACCCAGCACTACGCAGATTTCCAGGTCCAGATCCTGATGGTCGAGAACAAGGCCGAATATGAACAGCGCGATTTCGATCACGCGGCGGATTTCCTGACCGCCGTCATCCTCCGCGGGTGTGGACTGGAGCCAACCAAGCAATGACGATCAATACCGATTATCCCCGTGACCTGATCGGCTATGGTGCTGAACCGCCTCAGGCCAATTGGCCGGGCAAGGCCCGCATCGCCGTCCAGTTCGTGTTGAACTACGAGGAAGGGGCCGAGAACTGTGTCCTGCACGGGGACAGCCACTCCGAGGTTTTCCTGTCGGAGATTATCGGTGCCCAGCCTTACCCGGACCGCCATATGAGTATGGAGTCGATCTATGAATATGGCTCCCGCGCTGGTGTCTGGCGCGTATTGCGCGAGTTCCGCAAGCGTCAGTTGCCGCTGACCGTCTTCGGTGTCGCCATGGCCTTGCAGCGTAACCCGGAGGTGACCCAGGCGTTCCTGGCGGACCAGCATGAAATCGCCTCCCATGGACTGCGCTGGATTCACTACCAGGACATGGACGAGTCCCGCGAACGCGAGCATATGGAGCAGGCCATCGCCATCCAGACTGAACTGACCGGTAGCCGGCCATTGGGGTGGTACACCGGGCGCGACAGTCCCAATACGCGTCGTCTGGTGGTGGAAGCCGGCGGGTTCGAGTATGACAGCGACTACTATGGTGATGACCTGCCGTTCTGGACCACGGTGGAAACCCGCGATGGCGAGCAGAAGCCCCATCTCGTGGTCCCCTACACGCTGGACACCAACGACATGCGCTTTGCATCCAACCAGGGGTTCAACTCCGGCGAGCAGTTCTTCCAGTATCTGAAAGACGCCTTCGACATGCTTTACGAGGAGGGTGCCGAGACGCCCAGGATGCTGTCCATCGGCCTGCATTGCCGGTTGGTGGGGCGCCCGGGGCGTTTCCGGGCATTGCAGCGCTTTCTTGACTATATCGAACAGCATGATCGGGTCTGGGTGTGCCGTCGGTTGGACATTGCACGGCATTGGAAGGCGGAGCATCCGTTCGCGGTGAAGTGAGTTAACGAGCGCTACTTGAGTTAGGGCTGTTCTAAAGTTTTGCACGCCTGGGCACCTTCGGTGCCTCAGAAGCTGAAGCTTCTGCTACATGCTCGAGCTGGCTGGAAAATGTAGCCGACGCTTTAGCTTCGGAGCAGCCTGAAAGGCTGCCAAGAGAAGGCCCACTCAGAGTTCCACTGTTAAAGAAAGAGAGCCAAACAACCATGACCGATGTACACGTCGCCCCTCACGTCGAAGGCCCGGCCTTCACCCGCGACTACCTGAACCTGGCGGATGGCAGCCTTGGTGCTGAAGTCACCTGGGTCACCGACGAATTCTTTGCACCCCGGGCACGGATGCTCGACCCCGAGTCGGCGCGTTTCTACCCGGACAAGTACGATGACCATGGCAAGTGGATGGACGGCTGGGAGACCCGCCGCCGCCGGGACACGGGCCACGACTGGTGCATCCTGCGCCTGGCGATGCCGGGCGTGCTGCATGGGGTGGATTTCGATACCAGTTTCTTCACCGGCAACTTCGCCCCCGCTGCCTCGCTCGAAGCCTGCTGGTCGCCGGACGGCGACCCGGATAACGACGCCGATTGGCAGGAAATCCTGCCCGCCGTCTCCCTGTCTGGAAATGATCACCGATTCGAGGCCCTCGACGCCTCCGGCCCCTGGACCCACCTGCGCCTGCATATTTGGCCGGACGGTGGCATGGCCCGCCTGCGGGTCTACGGTCAGCCGTTCTGCGATTGGGACAACCGTGACCTCGACGAACGTTTGGATCTGGTAGCCCTAGAAAATGGTGGCGACCAGGTGGCCTGGAGCGATGCCCACTACGGTGAGCCCCGTAAGCTCCTGCGTCCCGGCCGAGGCATCAATATGGGCGATGGCTGGGAAACCCGGCGCCGCCGGGAACCGGGCAACGAATGGTGCATCCTGCGCCTGGGACACCCGGGGGTGGTGGATGAAATCGAGATCGACACGGCCCACTTCAAGGGCAACTTTCCGGCGCGCTTTTCAATCCAGGCCGCCTACGTGGAAAAGGGCACGAAGCAATCCATCGTGACCCAGAGCATGTTCTGGGAAACGTTGATCGAAGAGCAGCCGCTCACTGCGGATGCCATCCACAACTTCACCGAACTGGCCGATCTCGGACCGATCACCCATATCCGTCTAAACAGTATTCCCGACGGCGGGATCAGTCGGATTCGTCTGCGAGGAAAACCAGTCAAATGAGCGCGCCGCGAATCATTGAAGCCGAGCCATTGACCCGTGAGACGTTTGCCCCTTTCGGTGATGTGATCAGTACCAAGGGTGCCGCATCTTTCCCCATCAACGCCGGCCGCACCGAGCGTTTCCACGCACTGGCAGCCGTTGAAGCGTTGGGCGAGGACGCTGATGCCATCATTTCCATATTTCGCGGCCAGCCGCTGGAACCGCTGGTCGTCGACTTGATGGAACGCCACCCTCAAGGCAGCCAGGCCTTCATGCCCCTGGGTGAACAATCGTATTGGGTGGTGGTGGCGCCGCCGGGCGACTTCGATGCAGACAGCATCAGGGTATTTCGTGCTGAACCGGGGCAGGGTGTGAACTACCGTGCGGGAACCTGGCATGCGCCGCTGTTGCCCGTTGGCCGGGATGCGGATTTTTTGGTGGTCGACCGCCGGGGCGCCGGTGACAACTGCGACACCGTCGACCTCGACCCGCCGGTGCAACCCCAATGACCTGTCGCCCAATCACCTATCGATAGGAACGCGAGCGCCCGATGCAACGATTTGCCATTACTCACGCGGCCCTGTTTACCGTCGATCCACAGGATCGTGTGATCCCCGACGGTACCGTCCTGGTCGAGGACGGTCGGATCGTCGCCGTGGGCCCTGCTGAGTCCATTGAAATTCCTGCCGACACCGTGGTTATCGATAGCGGAGGAAAACGGGCAGTATTGCCGGGGCTGGTCGATGCCCATTCCCATTCCAGTCTGATGCGCGGTGTCACCGAGAATATGCCGCTAATGGAGTGGCTGCCGTACTACCAGTTGGAGCATCGTGCACTGACCGAAGAAGACGCCTATCACTCGGCGCGCCTGTGTTATCTGGAGGCCCTCAAGGGCGGCACCACCTGTGTCATGGACATGTTCCGCTTCATGGACCGATGCGCCGACGCCGCTGGTGAATTGGGTTTGCGGGTGAACCTGGCCCCCTACGTGGCCGACCAGCCGGGCAAGGATTTCTTCTCCACGCGAGAGGAGAACAAACGCCTTATACGAACCCACCATGGCAGCCAGTCGGGCCGGATCCAGGTCTGGATGGGGCTGGAACATCTGTTCTATTGCAGCGAGGACGCCTACCGCGATGCGGTGCGTTGTCAGCAGGACTACGGCGTTCGCATCCACACCCATGCCTGCGAGCAGCGGGAAGAGGAGGACGCGGTTCTCAAACATTTCGGCCGACGTTCCATCGGCATGCTCGACCACTACGGGTTGCTTGGCGAGAAGACGCTATTGGCTCACTGCGTCTGGCTTGATGACGATGAGATCAAACGTTTGGCGGATACCGGTACCTCTATCGCCCATTGCCCGATCAGCAACGCCAAGCTGGCCAGTGGCGTCGCGCGTACACCGGACATGCTGGCGGCGGGCATCAATCTGGGCCTCGGAACCGACGGCCCGGTGTGCAACAACAGTCTCGACCTGTTCGAGGAGATGAAGTTTGCCTCGCTGATCCAGAAAGCCACACGCCTCGATGCGAGGGCACTACCGGCAGATCAGGTCTTGCGCATGGCAACCATCGGCGGCGCCAAAGCCCTGGGGCTGGATGGGGAGATTGGATCGATCGAGATTGGCAAGAAGGCAGATCTGGTCATGTTGGATCTCGGCGCGCCGAACCTGACGCCGCACGAGGTCACTCACGCTGGCGGCAACCTGCTATGGAACCTGGTGTTTGCCGCGAGAGGCAGCAATGTCACCCATGTCTGGGTGGATGGTCGTTGCCTGATTGAAGAGGGTCGGTCGACGCAGGTCGACGAGGGCCACGTGGTAGCCACGGCGCAAACCTGTGGCTTATCCCTGTATGAACGATGCCGTGCTCTGGATCATCTTCGAGTGGACATGATCTAGAGGGGCCCTAGGAGACGATGATGAAACAACTCCCCCTGATATCCATTGCCGGTCTACGCAGCGAGAATGTGGAAGAGCGCCGCAAGACCGCTGCAGAGCTGGGTCGAGCCTGCCGCGAAGTGGGTTTTTTCTATGCGATCGATCACGGCATTCCCCGGCAGGTGATCGATACCGCGTTCGCCGAATCCAGACGGTTTTTCGCATTGCCGACGGAGGCCAAGCAGGCACTGTCCATCAAGCGTTCGCCCCATAACCGCGGCTATGTGGCCATGGCTGACGAGAAGCTGAACCCGGAGTCGGGTGCGGATATGAAGGAGGCGTTCAACCTGGGCGTCGAACTGCCGGAGGACCATCCCGAGGTGGTCGCCGGCAAACCCTTCCGCGGTGTGAACTTCTGGCCGGAGAACCTGCCGGGATGGCGGGACAACATGTTGAGCTATTTCGATGCTTGCCTGGAGTTGGGCCGGATCATCCATCGGGGCTTCAGCCTCGACCTGGGCGTAGCGGAAGATTTCTTCGCCTCACACCTCGCGGACCCCGTAGTGACCATGCGTATCCTGCGCTATCCCGCGAGTGCGGGGCAGTCGGACCGTCGGGACGGTGGTGCCGGCGCGCACACCGATTATGGCAACCTGACCTTGCTGGCCACCGATGATGTGGCGGGCCTGGAAGTGCTGACTCGTCAGGGCGATTGGATCGATGCGCCGCACGTGGAGGGCGCTTTCGTCTGCAATATCGGTGATTGCCTCATGCGCTGGAGCAACGATACCTATGTATCGACCCCACACCGCGTGCGCCCGCCGGCGCGGGAGCGTTATTCGATCGCCTATTTCCTTGAAGCCAATCCGGATTCGGTGGTCGATCCAAGGGATATTTATCCGGATCAAACGCCCAAGTATGAGCCGGTGACATTTGCGGCTTATCTCAAGTCGCGATTGGATGCGACCTATGAGCATCGGGCAGGGGAGAAGGTATAGGCTTACGTGAGTGTGTAGCGGACGCTTCAGCTTCCGAGCCGTCCGAAGGACGGCCCGTTAGCCGGAATATCTTCGTCACCAGGGCGCCTTGCCGCGCCTCAGAAGCTGAAGCATCTGCTACATGCTCGAGCGGGCCTCTAACTGCGAGGCCGGCCCGTAATGGCTTTAACATGCCGTCAACATCCGCGTCTTTTCCATGTTCCCCAGCGTCATCAAGCACGCCCGCGCCACCTCGACACCTTTCTCCGCAAAATGCTTGTGGAAGAACTCATGGTGTGTCGTGTGCTCATGGAAGTGGTGCGGTGTGAGGACGGCGGAGAGCACGGGCACGTGTGTATCCAGCTGCACGCGCATCAGGCCATCAATCACGGCGTGGGCAACGAACTCGTGCCGGTAGATGCCGCCGTCCACCACAAAGCCGGCACCGACGATCGCGCCGTACTGGCCGCTCTCGGCCAGCAGTTTGGCCTGGAGAGGGATCTCAAAAGCGCCGGCAACGGTAATGATATCCACCTGGTCGGTATCGAAGCCGTGCTGGCGGATTTCGGTGAGGAAGGCTTCGCGCGCCTGGTCGATGATATCGAGGTGCCAGTTGCCCTGGATAAAGGCGATACGCTGGCTGCGGCTGGCGTCGGAAAGGTTCAAGGATTCTTGCTGATTCATAGTTGGTCTCTCTGTCGTAACTAGAATCAGGGCATGCAGGGTCTGCTCATGGCCACCGAAGGCGACCTGGGCAAAACCATGTGGAAACGCGGAGAAATGGCATTCGACAGAAAGCGCATGAGGCGTCTTCCGCAGTCTGTTTTTTCAACGGTTCCTTCTCTTTCATCCGGACTATCACCGTCGGCTTCGGAATCACACCGAATCTGCTGACCCTCACGGTAAAGCCGCAAGGCGCTCGCGGGCTGAGGCGTAAACGCCATCACCGCCGGTGGGGACTTTCACCCCGCCCTGAGAACGAAACCCGTGGTTCCCCACGGGCCGCGCTATTGTATGCGGTGTGCGATGGCCTGTCAGGTGTCTGCGGGGGACTACATGACCTGACGCATGGGCCGACGCCCGCCTCTAGTGCCCCAGCAACGGATCGTCTGCGTCCGGCTTGTCGTGTACGCCAAAACGGTCGACGATGGTGGCGCTCGCTTCGTTGAGGCCGATTACCTCCACCTGCGCGCCTTCCCGGCGGAATTTAATGACCGCCTTATCCAGTGCGCCTACCGCCGTGATATCCCAGAAGTGGGCCCGGCTCAGGTCGATCACCACGTTATCCACCACTTCCCTGAAGTCGAAGGCAGCCAGGAATTTCTCCGATGAGCTGAAGAACACCTGCCCCAGTACGCGGTAGGTACGGGTGTTGGTGCTTTCGTCCAGCTCCGCATCCACCCGCATGTAGTGCCCTACCTTATTGGCGAAGAACAGCGCAGCCAGAAGCACGCCGGCGAGTACACCGAAGGCCAGGTTGTGGGTCGCGACCACGACCACCACGGTTACCAACATGACGATATTGGTCGACAGAGGATGGTGCTTGAGGTTGCGAACAGACTCCCAGCTAAAGGTGCCGATGGAAACCATGATCATCACCGCCACCAGCGCGGCCATGGGGATCTGTACCAACCAGGCATCGAGCACCAGCACCATGATCAGCAGGAAGACACCCGCCGTAAGGGTTGAGAGCCGCGTCCGGCCTCCGGACTTCACGTTGATGACGGACTGGCCAATCATCGCGCAACCTGCCATGCCGCCCAGCAGGCCGGCACCGATGTTGGCAATGCCCTGGCCGCGGCATTCACGGTTGCGGTCACTGGTCGTATCCGTGAGTTCGTCCACGATGGTGGCGGTCATCATCGACTCGAGCAGACCCACGACCGCCAGGCCCAGGGAGTAGGGCAGGATAATCATCAGGGTCTCGAGGTTGAGCGGAACATCCGGCCACAGGAAAACCGGCAGGGTATCCGGTAGTTCGCCCATATCGCCTACGGTGCGGATGTCCAGTCCCAGGAGGATGGATACGAAGGTCAGCGAGACGATGCAAACCAGCGGGGACGGGATCAGTCGACCCACAAACGGCAAAAGTGGGAACAGGTAAATGATACCCAGGCCGGCAGCGGTCATTGCGTAGACGTGCCAGGTCACATTGGTCAGCTCAGGCAGCTGTGCCATGAATATCAGGATCGCCAGGGCGTTCACGAAACCGGTCACGACCGAGCGTGAGACGAAGCGCATCAGCCCGCCGAGTTTCAGGTAGCCGGCAATGATCTGGAACACACCGGTCAGCAGTGTGGCGGCGAGCAGGTACTGCAGCCCATGCTCCTTGACAAGCGTGACCATAAGCAGCGCCATGGCACCGGTTGCGGCCGAGATCATGCCCGGCCGACCGCCGACAAACGCGATGATAACGGCGATACAGAACGAGGCGTAGAGGCCGATCTTGGGATCGACGCCGGCGATAATGGAAAAGGCGATGGCTTCTGGAATCAGGGCGAGGGCCACCACGATTCCGGATAGCAGATCGCCCCGGAGGTTTGAAAACCAGTCGGCTTTGATAGAGTTCAGCATGTTGTTCCAGTCAGTCGAATGCGAGTTGTGTCATTAGGGCTATTCGAATGCCCGCCGCAGGGCATCGACCCCTATATCGAAGTAGACGAGACCTCGGTAAACAGGGCACCTTGGATCATCGCGGATCTGTGTTAAACGAAGGTGTAGCCAGATCCTGAAGGAACTGGAAAGCAATCCGCGGGCCGAGTTGGGGGCGGCCTAGGGTGGAGTGATCGTCAACGTACTTTGTGGGATGGGCATCGGAAAGTTCGGGTCTGCAATGTCATCAGGGTTGCGGAGCTTACCAGAATCCCCATGGGAAGGTAACCAGCGCATGCCCGGACGGGTAGACTCTCTTTTCCGGCCTTGGTGCCGGTAGCTTATGCTGTTTTCACAAATCGGAATGACGGCGGTCTGGTATTGCAGCCATACTCCGAAAGACTTGGACGCGCGGGTGCCCTCGTTTGTGTGCGATAACCTTCCAGTTTCGTCATGTCATCAGCCAGCGCGTCGAGTCCCTGAATAATCGTGGCAGCGTTTACAAGGAGTCGTACTCATGAAGCCAACGAAGCCGGTCATCGTCTTCGACGTTATCGAAACGATTTTTTCACTCGATGCACTGTCTCGGTCTTTTGACAGACTGGACCTACCCGCGCATACCAAGGATCTGTTCTTCGCCCAATTGCTTCGCGATGCATTTGCAACCTCCGCAACAGGTGCCTACGTTCCTTTCGTCGAAATGGCGAAAGGCACGCTGCATGTACTGTTGGTCAACCTTGGCGTGTCTGCGCCAGCCTCGAAGATTGAGCAGATACTGCCTGTGTTCGGACAACTGGATGCCCATTCCGACGTGCAGGATGCGTTGGCCCTGGCCAAAAGCAGGGACCTTGAGGTTCTGTTCTTTACCAATGGTTCGCAGAAAAATACGGAATCGCTGATTGCGCGCAATGCGTTGGAGAATCTGGTGGACCATGTCGTATCCATCGATACGTTCAGCCAGTGGAAGCCGTACAGAGAGGTCTACCTTGGCGCTATTGCGGCCGTGGGTGGCAAGCCGGAGCGCAGCGCCATGATTGCAGCCCATGCCTGGGACACCCAGGGAGCTATGAATGCGGGAATGGGCGCTGGGTGGGTTCGCCGCCAGGACAGTGTCTTTCATCCGGCCATGACACCGCCAGACTACAGCGCAAGCGACCTGACAACGTTAGTCGATCAAGTTTCAGTCGGCTTGTTAAACGCCGCTTAGGTTGCCGGTCGTTATCGCAATTGCCAAGAGCGTCAGGCCTGGCTGTTTTCCCAAACCAGGATGGCGGCGGCCAAGTCTTCCAGCGAGACGCCGACGGACTTGAACAGGGTTATGTCTTCGTCCTGTTTACGACCGGCATGCTCGCTGCTCGCCAGGGCGGCGAGATCGGCCCTGATCTCGTCGAAGGTGAACCGGTCCTCGGCGACGGCATAATGCAGGTCGCCGGCTTCGCCCCGGGCGCCGGCGTAGGAATCCACGAAGACCTGGGACCGGGCGATGCATTCGCTGTCGGTTTCGCGCATGTCCTTGCGGAAGGCGCCCACCAGGTCGACGTGGGTTCCTGGCGACAGCCACTCGCCGAGAATGAGCGGCGCC
The window above is part of the Marinobacter nanhaiticus D15-8W genome. Proteins encoded here:
- a CDS encoding ABC transporter permease, with translation MSIELITNILAATVVAGTPLLIVALGELICERSGVLNLGQEGMMLIGAVAGFIAVLTTGSLTIGVIAAMAAGVAMALLFALMAVTLAANQYAAGLALTIFGTGLSAFIGAGYVGKTIDGFTKLAIPGLSDIPVLGPVLFNQDLLVYVSLGLFVAVYVFLRHSRGGLLLRAVGESPDSANANGLPVMLIRYLAVSFGGAMAGLAGAYLSLAYTPLWTEGMTAGRGWIALALVVFATWRPERVLLGAYLFGVASILHLVLQGFGWDSSTELLAMLPYVVTIVVLVLLSSNPTRTRLHTPLSLGQPYRPGR
- the puuE gene encoding allantoinase PuuE; translated protein: MNTDYPRDLIGYGAEPPQANWPGKARIAVQFVLNYEEGAENCVLHGDSHSEVFLSEIIGAQPYPDRHMSMESIYEYGSRAGVWRVLREFRKRQLPLTVFGVAMALQRNPEVTQAFLADQHEIASHGLRWIHYQDMDESREREHMEQAIAIQTELTGSRPLGWYTGRDSPNTRRLVVEAGGFEYDSDYYGDDLPFWTTVETRDGEQKPHLVVPYTLDTNDMRFASNQGFNSGEQFFQYLKDAFDMLYEEGAETPRMLSIGLHCRLVGRPGRFRALQRFLDYIEQHDRVWVCRRLDIARHWKAEHPFAVK
- a CDS encoding ureidoglycolate lyase — its product is MSAPRIIEAEPLTRETFAPFGDVISTKGAASFPINAGRTERFHALAAVEALGEDADAIISIFRGQPLEPLVVDLMERHPQGSQAFMPLGEQSYWVVVAPPGDFDADSIRVFRAEPGQGVNYRAGTWHAPLLPVGRDADFLVVDRRGAGDNCDTVDLDPPVQPQ
- a CDS encoding ABC transporter permease; this encodes MLSLERRPVDSKTMTYASPVLALVLTIVTGFLIFLGLDRDPIEGLRHFFITPINSSYGWAELGLKMAPLLLCAAGLTICYRAKLWNIGAEGHFLMGAVGASIVALQPGGGSGFWILPLVLLAGVAFGALWAAIAAFLKTHFHCNEILTTIMLNYIALNLLLYGVHGPLKDPYGFSFPQSAMFGDSALLPMLIPGTRLHIGLLFAVLAAVIVGVLFARTFIGFQLKVLGEDEQAAAFAGFPRKKLIWFAFLVAGGMAGLAGASEVTGPIGQLVPQVSPGYGYTAIIVVFLGRMKAVGIILASALLALTFLGGEMMQISMNLPKAMTGLFQGLLLFYLLTCDAFIHYRVRWIGSRPAVAKITLAGQEG
- a CDS encoding outer membrane protein OmpK; this translates as MKALHKTLLATCVAAAFVPAAHAEKFFGDSSISILHSADYQTFGDREVEDTYMTFENATAHNWGGTFFFIDRNHGRGAATGDDNVYGEFSPALSLGWATGNDLSFGPVEDVFIAGTYEFGGGTESNNYLTGLGLAWDVPGFLYFNTMGYYVNNNADAAGYEDPADDWQLTVTWGAPFEIGPARFLFDGYIDWSTAASDHASEFQFTPQFKLDLGNFTGHPGVLYAGIEYAYWNNKFGVGDDDIMDTQSSVSALVKFHF
- a CDS encoding amidohydrolase family protein, producing MQRFAITHAALFTVDPQDRVIPDGTVLVEDGRIVAVGPAESIEIPADTVVIDSGGKRAVLPGLVDAHSHSSLMRGVTENMPLMEWLPYYQLEHRALTEEDAYHSARLCYLEALKGGTTCVMDMFRFMDRCADAAGELGLRVNLAPYVADQPGKDFFSTREENKRLIRTHHGSQSGRIQVWMGLEHLFYCSEDAYRDAVRCQQDYGVRIHTHACEQREEEDAVLKHFGRRSIGMLDHYGLLGEKTLLAHCVWLDDDEIKRLADTGTSIAHCPISNAKLASGVARTPDMLAAGINLGLGTDGPVCNNSLDLFEEMKFASLIQKATRLDARALPADQVLRMATIGGAKALGLDGEIGSIEIGKKADLVMLDLGAPNLTPHEVTHAGGNLLWNLVFAARGSNVTHVWVDGRCLIEEGRSTQVDEGHVVATAQTCGLSLYERCRALDHLRVDMI
- a CDS encoding TetR/AcrR family transcriptional regulator — its product is MTLQSEAKLSQIAEAPVKGRTRRYRPGRIRERNRERIIAAAEQEFAQHGFRGATIQNIAERAELPKSNVLYYFSNKKRIYYALFDDIMARWNAVFSEIRPEDDPAQALETFIRTKVEMSRRFPLASRLFAQEIIQGAPFLKDHLRTSMREWVRGRAGVIQQWIDEGRMAQVDPVQLIFLIWSSTQHYADFQVQILMVENKAEYEQRDFDHAADFLTAVILRGCGLEPTKQ
- the alc gene encoding allantoicase, with translation MTDVHVAPHVEGPAFTRDYLNLADGSLGAEVTWVTDEFFAPRARMLDPESARFYPDKYDDHGKWMDGWETRRRRDTGHDWCILRLAMPGVLHGVDFDTSFFTGNFAPAASLEACWSPDGDPDNDADWQEILPAVSLSGNDHRFEALDASGPWTHLRLHIWPDGGMARLRVYGQPFCDWDNRDLDERLDLVALENGGDQVAWSDAHYGEPRKLLRPGRGINMGDGWETRRRREPGNEWCILRLGHPGVVDEIEIDTAHFKGNFPARFSIQAAYVEKGTKQSIVTQSMFWETLIEEQPLTADAIHNFTELADLGPITHIRLNSIPDGGISRIRLRGKPVK